A part of Limihaloglobus sulfuriphilus genomic DNA contains:
- the rplK gene encoding 50S ribosomal protein L11, whose translation MAKQVTAQIKLQAPGGQATPAPPIGPALGQHGVNIGQFVSQFNEQTRELNGMTVPIVISVYNDRTFEFIIKSPPAAVLLKKAAGLDKGSGVPNKEKVGKVTMAQVREISEMKMKDLNAFSLEAADQIIMGTARSMGIEVEG comes from the coding sequence ATGGCTAAGCAGGTTACTGCACAGATTAAACTCCAGGCCCCAGGCGGCCAGGCAACTCCGGCACCGCCGATCGGGCCGGCATTAGGACAGCACGGCGTGAATATTGGTCAGTTCGTTTCTCAGTTTAACGAGCAGACACGTGAGCTCAACGGAATGACTGTTCCTATTGTTATTTCTGTATATAACGACCGTACTTTTGAATTTATCATCAAAAGCCCGCCGGCAGCGGTACTTCTCAAAAAGGCAGCCGGTCTGGATAAGGGAAGCGGTGTTCCCAATAAAGAGAAAGTCGGCAAGGTTACAATGGCACAGGTTCGTGAGATTTCTGAAATGAAGATGAAAGACCTTAACGCCTTTTCTCTCGAAGCTGCTGACCAGATTATTATGGGAACAGCCAGAAGCATGGGAATTGAGGTCGAAGGCTGA
- the rpmG gene encoding 50S ribosomal protein L33, which yields MAKAAKREHVWLECKDCGERNYRTEVNVMGGVPKIELKKFCRKERKHTVHKIRRK from the coding sequence ATGGCAAAAGCTGCCAAAAGAGAACATGTCTGGCTTGAATGCAAAGATTGCGGAGAACGCAACTACCGTACCGAAGTAAATGTTATGGGCGGAGTTCCGAAAATAGAGCTGAAAAAGTTCTGTAGAAAAGAACGCAAGCACACAGTTCATAAGATCCGCAGGAAATAG
- the secE gene encoding preprotein translocase subunit SecE — MQLYLYKKGQGYYTRLWGAIACFALAAIGCYRMYQILTGTTNNPWVYTIIPAAILAVITFCIYWLQNRPKVADFLITAESELKKVTWSSKDQIITSTIVVLAVVVILALLLGGIDVLFRLVFTVIGLYN, encoded by the coding sequence ATGCAGCTTTATTTATATAAAAAAGGACAGGGATATTATACCAGGCTCTGGGGAGCTATCGCATGTTTTGCGCTTGCAGCTATCGGCTGCTACCGTATGTATCAAATTCTGACCGGTACTACAAATAACCCCTGGGTATATACTATAATACCTGCCGCGATACTTGCCGTGATTACGTTTTGTATCTACTGGCTGCAGAATCGGCCTAAAGTTGCTGATTTTCTCATCACCGCTGAATCAGAGCTCAAAAAAGTCACCTGGAGCAGTAAGGATCAAATAATTACTTCTACTATAGTAGTTTTGGCCGTTGTGGTCATACTGGCATTATTGCTTGGTGGAATTGATGTGCTCTTCAGGCTCGTATTTACAGTAATAGGTCTCTACAACTAA
- a CDS encoding uroporphyrinogen decarboxylase family protein, which produces MNPKERVLAILNREPVDRIPVDIWYTTEVLESLYAHFGADNEPDLYQKMGIDKIHWFGAEYPETGGRTLWGTTSRRAYAGSSEYIEIDKPGLTGFETVESLEDYPYWPDPEKFKYDNMVERVKLFSQDYVTNGPWVSFYEIYCQMRGLEQAMMDLALMPDYVNAVLDRIEHIQTEMLKKYLDRAADYTDMVFVSDDMGSQNGLLMSLSMWDNFIKPRMERFCKLIHSYGARVFYHSDGACEQLIERLIETGIDVLNPIQHVCPGMEMAGLKEKYGDRIIFHGGVDTQDALPFGDRAKVRAETLDCLNTLGGGKKGFICCSCHNIQAGTPVDNIIEMIETVKQS; this is translated from the coding sequence ATGAATCCTAAAGAAAGGGTACTTGCAATTCTAAACAGAGAGCCGGTTGACAGGATACCTGTAGATATCTGGTACACAACCGAAGTTCTGGAAAGCCTTTACGCTCATTTTGGGGCAGATAACGAGCCTGATTTATACCAAAAGATGGGTATTGACAAGATTCACTGGTTCGGGGCGGAGTATCCCGAGACCGGCGGCAGGACGCTTTGGGGCACCACATCCCGCAGGGCTTATGCCGGCAGCTCAGAGTATATCGAAATCGACAAGCCCGGACTTACCGGCTTTGAAACAGTGGAATCTCTTGAAGATTATCCCTACTGGCCGGATCCCGAGAAATTCAAGTATGACAACATGGTCGAACGGGTAAAATTATTCTCGCAGGATTATGTTACAAACGGCCCGTGGGTTTCATTTTATGAGATTTACTGCCAGATGAGGGGTCTTGAGCAGGCGATGATGGATCTGGCACTCATGCCCGACTATGTAAATGCCGTTCTTGACCGTATTGAGCACATCCAGACCGAGATGCTCAAAAAATATCTCGACAGGGCGGCGGATTATACCGATATGGTGTTTGTCAGTGATGATATGGGCTCGCAGAACGGGCTTTTGATGTCTCTTTCGATGTGGGATAACTTTATAAAGCCGCGTATGGAAAGATTCTGCAAACTTATTCACAGCTACGGCGCACGGGTGTTCTACCACAGCGACGGCGCCTGCGAGCAGCTGATTGAGCGGCTGATAGAAACCGGCATTGATGTGCTCAACCCGATTCAGCACGTATGCCCGGGTATGGAGATGGCCGGGCTAAAGGAAAAATACGGAGACCGTATTATATTCCACGGCGGCGTTGACACACAGGACGCCCTGCCGTTCGGTGACAGGGCAAAGGTTCGGGCGGAGACTCTCGACTGTCTCAACACCCTTGGCGGCGGTAAAAAAGGCTTCATTTGCTGCTCGTGTCACAACATCCAGGCCGGCACACCGGTGGATAATATTATTGAGATGATCGAAACGGTCAAACAAAGCTGA
- the tuf gene encoding elongation factor Tu: MAKAVFERTKPHVNIGTVGHVDHGKTTLTAAITMRMAVKQGTGIRKFDEIDNAPEEKERGITINTAHVEYETLTRHYAHVDCPGHADYVKNMITGAAQMDGAILVVAATDGPMPQTREHILLARQVNVPRIVVYMNKVDLVDDPELIELVEMELRELLDKYEFPGDEIPIIKGSALQAMESDGKDDEKCKSIDELMDAVDEYIPVPERAVDQTFLMPVEDVFSIKGRGTVGTGRIERGIIHTGDEVEIVGITPTRKTTCTGVEMFNKTLNEGQAGDNVGLLLRGIEKKDLVRGQVIVKPGTITPHTKFKCEVYVLKKEEGGRHSPFFPGYRPQFYFRTTDVTGAVQEITSREGKPVEMCMPGDNIAMTVEIIQPIAMEDGLRFAIREGGRTVGAGVVTEIVA; encoded by the coding sequence ATGGCTAAAGCAGTATTTGAACGTACTAAACCACACGTAAACATTGGAACTGTTGGTCACGTTGACCACGGTAAAACAACATTGACAGCCGCAATTACTATGCGTATGGCTGTTAAACAGGGCACTGGTATCAGAAAATTTGATGAAATTGACAATGCCCCTGAAGAAAAAGAACGCGGTATCACAATTAACACCGCTCACGTAGAGTATGAGACGCTGACCCGTCACTACGCACACGTTGACTGTCCTGGTCACGCCGACTATGTAAAGAACATGATTACCGGTGCCGCTCAGATGGACGGTGCTATTCTCGTAGTTGCAGCAACCGATGGTCCTATGCCCCAGACACGTGAGCACATCCTGCTCGCACGTCAGGTAAACGTACCTCGTATCGTAGTTTACATGAACAAGGTTGACCTTGTTGATGATCCTGAGTTGATCGAACTGGTCGAAATGGAGCTCCGTGAGCTGCTTGACAAGTACGAATTCCCCGGAGATGAGATCCCGATTATCAAGGGCTCGGCTCTCCAGGCGATGGAATCAGACGGCAAAGACGACGAGAAATGTAAAAGCATCGATGAGCTCATGGACGCAGTTGATGAATACATTCCTGTACCGGAACGTGCTGTTGACCAGACATTCCTGATGCCGGTTGAAGACGTGTTCTCAATCAAAGGCCGTGGTACTGTAGGTACCGGCCGTATTGAACGCGGCATAATCCACACAGGCGATGAGGTTGAAATCGTTGGTATCACTCCAACACGCAAGACTACCTGTACCGGCGTTGAAATGTTCAACAAGACCCTTAACGAAGGCCAGGCCGGCGACAACGTTGGACTGCTGCTTCGCGGTATTGAAAAGAAAGATCTTGTACGCGGCCAGGTTATCGTTAAGCCGGGTACCATTACACCTCACACCAAGTTCAAGTGTGAAGTTTACGTACTGAAAAAGGAAGAGGGTGGACGTCACTCACCGTTCTTCCCGGGTTACCGTCCGCAGTTCTACTTCAGGACAACCGACGTAACTGGTGCTGTACAAGAGATTACCAGCCGTGAAGGTAAACCCGTTGAAATGTGTATGCCCGGCGACAACATTGCTATGACCGTTGAGATTATTCAGCCTATAGCAATGGAAGATGGTCTCCGCTTCGCTATTCGTGAAGGCGGCCGCACAGTTGGTGCCGGTGTTGTAACCGAGATTGTCGCTTAA
- the nusG gene encoding transcription termination/antitermination protein NusG produces the protein MKWYVLKVASNKEESVKEALQRKIVVESVQDMVGRVVVPVERIKSVKGGKQRIIKRKLYPGYVFMELETEENGRVPEKVWFMIRETNGVGDFIGSEGKPTPMRDTDVAKMLVEIDEMTENSPSIKVEFEKGDMVKIREGAFENFEGVVDEIDVERGVVRVNVSIFGRSTPLDIEYWQIEKQ, from the coding sequence ATGAAATGGTACGTATTAAAAGTTGCTTCAAATAAAGAAGAAAGCGTTAAAGAAGCGCTGCAGCGTAAGATCGTTGTAGAATCTGTCCAGGATATGGTCGGCAGAGTTGTTGTGCCCGTTGAACGGATAAAAAGCGTCAAGGGCGGCAAACAGCGAATTATTAAACGCAAATTATACCCCGGTTATGTTTTTATGGAGCTTGAAACCGAAGAAAACGGCCGGGTACCTGAAAAGGTATGGTTCATGATACGCGAGACCAACGGTGTCGGCGATTTTATCGGTTCAGAGGGTAAACCTACGCCTATGCGTGATACCGATGTCGCTAAGATGCTGGTTGAAATTGACGAAATGACCGAAAACTCACCCAGTATCAAGGTTGAATTTGAGAAGGGTGATATGGTTAAGATACGCGAGGGCGCTTTCGAGAACTTTGAAGGCGTTGTTGATGAAATCGATGTTGAACGCGGCGTTGTCCGTGTAAATGTAAGTATCTTCGGCAGAAGTACTCCTCTTGACATCGAATACTGGCAGATAGAAAAACAGTAA